One Sporanaerobacter acetigenes DSM 13106 genomic window carries:
- a CDS encoding aminopeptidase: MNNFNTMLENYARLAVKVGINIQKGQKLVVNSPIECADFVRLVAKCAYEEGASDVYVEWHDEELLLMKYINAPMEVFEKFPKWKADGFAQMAEEGAGFLSIAASNPELLKDVDPEKIAASNKSSSTAMKKFREYTMGNKNSWCVISIPTKDWATKVFPDVSEDDAIEKLWEAIFKTVRIDKEDPVKAWEEHLENVNEKVKFLNEKKFKTLHYTSSNGTDLTIELPKGHIWAGGGENTTGGVYFVANMPTEEVFTMPKKTGINGLVVSTKPLNYGGNLIDNFKLTFKDGKVVDFEAEKGYETLKHLLDTDEGSRYLGEVALVPYDSPISNSNILFYNTLFDENASCHLAFGMAYPTCIEGGNDMNEKEKEAHGVNTSLVHVDFMVGAKDLDIVGETESKEKFQVFKNGNWAF, from the coding sequence ATGAACAATTTTAATACTATGTTAGAAAATTATGCACGCCTTGCAGTAAAGGTAGGAATCAATATTCAAAAAGGTCAAAAGCTTGTAGTGAACTCTCCTATTGAATGTGCTGACTTTGTCAGGCTTGTAGCAAAATGTGCTTATGAAGAAGGTGCAAGTGATGTATATGTAGAATGGCACGATGAAGAATTGCTACTTATGAAATACATAAATGCGCCTATGGAAGTATTTGAAAAGTTTCCAAAATGGAAAGCAGATGGTTTTGCACAAATGGCTGAAGAAGGAGCTGGATTTTTATCTATTGCAGCATCAAATCCAGAACTTCTAAAGGATGTAGATCCTGAAAAGATTGCTGCAAGCAACAAGTCAAGTTCTACAGCCATGAAGAAATTTAGAGAATATACTATGGGAAACAAAAATTCTTGGTGCGTAATCTCAATACCTACTAAAGACTGGGCTACTAAAGTATTCCCAGATGTATCAGAAGATGATGCTATAGAAAAATTGTGGGAAGCTATATTTAAAACTGTAAGAATAGATAAAGAAGACCCTGTGAAAGCTTGGGAAGAACATTTAGAGAATGTAAATGAAAAAGTTAAATTCTTAAATGAGAAGAAATTTAAAACTCTTCATTACACTTCTTCCAATGGAACAGATTTAACTATAGAATTGCCTAAGGGACATATATGGGCTGGTGGTGGAGAAAATACTACTGGCGGTGTATACTTTGTCGCAAATATGCCTACTGAAGAAGTTTTCACTATGCCTAAAAAAACTGGAATCAACGGATTAGTTGTGAGTACTAAACCACTTAACTATGGTGGAAACCTAATAGACAATTTTAAATTGACTTTTAAAGATGGAAAAGTAGTAGATTTTGAAGCGGAAAAAGGATATGAAACATTGAAACATCTATTGGATACTGATGAAGGATCTCGTTATTTAGGAGAAGTTGCATTGGTTCCATATGATTCTCCAATATCCAATTCAAATATATTATTCTACAATACACTATTTGATGAAAATGCTTCTTGTCATCTTGCTTTTGGTATGGCTTATCCAACTTGTATCGAAGGTGGAAATGATATGAATGAAAAAGAAAAAGAAGCTCATGGTGTAAACACATCTCTTGTCCATGTAGATTTCATGGTAGGAGCAAAGGATTTAGATATAGTTGGAGAAACTGAAAGTAAAGAAAAGTTCCAAGTATTTAAAAACGGCAACTGGGCTTTTTAA
- a CDS encoding helix-turn-helix domain-containing protein produces the protein MRKEYIEYIAGLPINIAFANIMEYPIHWHDSIEILFVLKGTIDLKMETEIYTVEEREIEIVNSNEVHSIKSKDKDNRVLIFNIDPNFFEKYYEDAKDVFFYTNSSIEGIQEEENYYILRKYLSILLCEIVQKHDDYEDILEENLLDMMFHLLNNFHYLFYEEESLREDEVQLERYHRIVKYISNNYMNKVSLQDIAKKEFLSSQYLSYKIKNTFGRNFNDFLNLIRVEESTKLLLDTDKTISEISEEVGFSHVRYYNKHFKTNYKLTPMQYRKKYKMDSEKLEKMKKINFYDLEEALSIVSHYLEDYDRFNYESKTIRLDIDLSEEVEPWDIETNNIIDLGQAKNLLKEENKRLIEEIQEDIGFKYALLHDIFEECLDAYLKDKSGLINWREIERGISFLMKEELVPIIDIGMKYSGEEMSFVLEEFFDYFMNFYGEDIVCSWRYFVPSDNSEEYIKKLEEVLGEKWGKDMIIESGAIKTFRDFNTVYDTSYMIPYIVYNLIEKDNLNVFKAIDEVNYRVKMDNEIFFGDSGLVTNNYIKKSSYYTCFLLSQLGNNLVSKGEEYIVTEKDGDYQILLFSHSENLDFIPTYEEAFLNRGLKNTIERKFSINIKNMEDDYKIIKYYINNKWGCAYDKWNSIGRPKRVDEEELEILKDSSKPKILLSYGKKSAVHNIVATVEEYGGTLIILKKVHK, from the coding sequence ATGAGAAAGGAATATATAGAATATATAGCCGGACTTCCTATAAATATAGCTTTTGCCAATATCATGGAATATCCTATTCATTGGCATGATTCCATAGAAATATTGTTTGTACTCAAAGGAACTATTGATTTGAAAATGGAAACAGAAATATATACTGTAGAAGAAAGAGAAATTGAAATTGTAAATTCAAATGAAGTTCATAGCATAAAAAGCAAAGATAAAGACAATAGAGTTCTCATATTTAACATAGATCCAAATTTTTTTGAAAAATATTATGAAGATGCAAAGGATGTGTTTTTTTATACAAATTCATCAATAGAGGGAATACAAGAAGAAGAAAATTATTATATTTTGAGAAAATATTTATCTATACTATTGTGTGAAATAGTACAAAAACATGATGATTATGAAGATATTTTAGAAGAAAACCTTTTGGACATGATGTTTCATTTATTAAACAATTTCCATTATCTATTTTACGAAGAAGAAAGCTTAAGGGAAGATGAAGTTCAACTTGAAAGATATCATAGGATTGTCAAATACATAAGCAACAATTATATGAATAAAGTAAGTTTGCAAGATATAGCAAAAAAAGAATTTTTGAGTTCTCAATATCTTTCATATAAAATAAAGAATACCTTTGGGCGAAATTTTAATGACTTTTTAAATCTTATAAGGGTGGAGGAATCTACAAAACTTCTTTTAGATACAGATAAAACCATATCGGAAATTTCAGAAGAAGTTGGTTTTTCTCATGTAAGATATTACAACAAGCATTTTAAGACCAATTATAAACTTACTCCTATGCAGTATAGAAAAAAATACAAAATGGATAGCGAAAAATTGGAGAAGATGAAAAAGATTAACTTCTATGATTTAGAAGAGGCCCTTTCTATAGTCAGCCACTATCTAGAGGACTATGATAGATTTAACTATGAAAGTAAGACTATTAGATTGGACATTGATTTATCTGAAGAAGTAGAGCCTTGGGATATTGAGACAAATAATATAATAGATTTAGGTCAAGCTAAAAATTTGTTGAAAGAAGAAAATAAAAGACTTATAGAAGAAATTCAAGAAGACATAGGGTTTAAATATGCACTGTTGCATGATATATTCGAAGAATGCCTAGATGCATATTTGAAAGACAAATCAGGACTTATAAACTGGAGAGAAATTGAAAGAGGTATTAGCTTTCTAATGAAAGAAGAGCTTGTTCCCATCATAGACATAGGAATGAAATATAGTGGTGAAGAAATGTCTTTTGTACTAGAAGAATTTTTTGATTATTTTATGAATTTCTATGGAGAGGATATAGTTTGTAGTTGGAGATATTTTGTCCCATCAGACAATAGTGAAGAGTATATAAAAAAATTAGAAGAGGTTTTAGGTGAAAAATGGGGAAAAGATATGATCATAGAAAGTGGAGCCATCAAGACCTTTCGTGATTTCAATACTGTATATGATACTTCTTATATGATTCCATACATAGTATATAATTTAATTGAGAAAGACAATTTGAACGTATTTAAGGCTATAGATGAAGTAAATTATAGGGTGAAAATGGACAATGAGATTTTTTTTGGAGACAGTGGCCTTGTGACTAACAATTATATAAAAAAGTCTTCATATTATACATGCTTTTTATTGTCCCAATTAGGGAACAATTTAGTTTCTAAAGGAGAAGAATATATAGTCACGGAAAAAGATGGAGATTATCAAATATTGTTGTTTAGCCATAGTGAAAATTTAGATTTTATTCCTACTTATGAAGAAGCTTTTTTAAATAGAGGACTTAAAAATACTATAGAGAGAAAATTTTCAATAAATATAAAAAACATGGAAGATGATTATAAAATAATTAAATACTATATAAACAATAAATGGGGCTGTGCATATGACAAATGGAATTCTATAGGTAGACCAAAGAGAGTAGATGAAGAAGAATTGGAAATTTTAAAGGATTCTAGCAAACCTAAAATTTTGTTGTCTTATGGCAAAAAAAGTGCTGTACACAATATAGTAGCTACTGTTGAGGAATACGGTGGAACTTTGATAATATTAAAAAAAGTACACAAATAG
- a CDS encoding MATE family efflux transporter — protein MIYRFILTGGFFYGVDDSIFEKGNVGKLLMKFSIPAIISLLVSELYNMVDTVFVGRVIGGNGIGALVVVFPIQRIIVAISMMIAIGSSTAIARSSGEKDYKNVQKIIKNSISLTFSSMIPLTILIFIFKDSILKSLGASNQILPYAHEYLSIIVFGSIFQSLTISIGYMMMALGNRKVALQSTMTGAICNAIVDFIFVVLLDFGVKGAAIATVLSQIVSFIYAYYHFVEVKKKFKLSLGFKFNADIWKGITTVGFSAFIVEAEDGILLAILNNLLLKHAGDMGVIVLGVISKLSMFMFINMLGISSAMQPIAAYNLGAENYKRLKEVVRKTIIYALLTSLGLWAITMIFTPQLISIFVKDKNIVKEAVKAFRIMVSVLPLISLYYVSIYYFQALGKAKKSFTVSILRQIIILLPVSILLIEVFDLGALAVWLSYPIADFTSSVVAVFLMRKESKKLDKTIRKAELEAISDKEYEMNSYEKNPIQDDMI, from the coding sequence ATGATATATAGGTTCATATTGACAGGAGGTTTTTTTTATGGGGTAGACGACAGTATATTTGAGAAAGGTAATGTAGGAAAACTTTTGATGAAATTTTCCATTCCAGCTATAATCTCCTTACTAGTATCTGAGCTGTACAATATGGTGGATACTGTTTTTGTAGGGAGAGTTATAGGTGGAAATGGGATAGGAGCACTAGTAGTTGTGTTTCCAATTCAAAGAATAATAGTCGCTATAAGTATGATGATAGCTATAGGTTCTTCTACTGCAATTGCAAGAAGTAGCGGAGAAAAAGATTATAAAAATGTACAGAAAATCATAAAAAATTCTATTAGTTTGACTTTTTCTAGTATGATTCCTTTAACTATTTTAATCTTTATATTTAAAGATAGCATATTGAAAAGTTTGGGAGCAAGTAATCAAATATTACCTTATGCTCATGAATATTTATCTATAATAGTTTTTGGAAGCATATTTCAATCTTTAACTATATCTATAGGATATATGATGATGGCCTTAGGAAATAGAAAGGTAGCATTACAAAGTACTATGACAGGAGCTATTTGCAATGCTATTGTAGATTTTATCTTTGTAGTACTTTTAGATTTTGGGGTAAAGGGTGCAGCTATTGCAACAGTTTTGTCTCAAATTGTTTCCTTTATATATGCCTACTATCATTTTGTAGAAGTAAAGAAGAAATTTAAACTATCCTTAGGATTTAAGTTTAATGCTGATATATGGAAAGGTATAACTACCGTTGGATTTTCTGCATTTATAGTTGAAGCAGAAGATGGAATACTTTTAGCAATACTAAACAATCTTCTTCTAAAACATGCAGGAGATATGGGAGTTATAGTTTTAGGTGTTATATCGAAACTATCTATGTTTATGTTTATAAATATGCTTGGAATTAGCTCGGCTATGCAACCTATTGCAGCATATAATCTGGGGGCTGAAAACTATAAAAGACTTAAGGAAGTAGTGAGAAAAACAATTATATATGCTTTACTTACTTCTCTAGGCCTTTGGGCTATAACAATGATATTTACACCTCAATTGATATCTATATTTGTAAAAGATAAAAACATTGTAAAAGAAGCTGTAAAAGCGTTTAGGATAATGGTGTCTGTACTGCCACTCATAAGTTTATATTATGTTTCTATATATTATTTTCAAGCTTTGGGGAAGGCAAAAAAATCTTTTACTGTATCTATACTTAGACAGATAATAATACTTTTGCCAGTATCCATACTGCTTATAGAGGTGTTTGATTTAGGAGCATTAGCTGTTTGGCTATCCTATCCTATAGCAGATTTTACATCAAGTGTGGTAGCTGTATTTCTTATGAGGAAAGAATCTAAGAAATTAGATAAGACCATTAGAAAAGCTGAATTAGAAGCTATTAGTGATAAAGAGTATGAAATGAATTCTTATGAAAAAAATCCAATACAAGATGATATGATATAA
- a CDS encoding bacteriohemerythrin, whose translation MFKWKDEFSVNVEKIDEQHKELFNLGSKLYTIVSAKDNVDRYDEIMEILSELRRYAIYHFGYEEELMKQYGYENYQKQKIEHAKFIEKITSISQEEVDEKQKKVSTELIAFIANWIENHILKSDMEYKEYFNSKGLY comes from the coding sequence ATGTTTAAATGGAAAGATGAATTTAGTGTAAATGTAGAAAAGATTGATGAACAACACAAGGAACTTTTTAATTTGGGGTCAAAATTGTATACTATTGTTTCAGCAAAAGACAATGTAGATAGATATGATGAAATAATGGAAATATTATCTGAACTTAGGAGATATGCTATCTATCATTTTGGTTATGAAGAAGAGCTTATGAAACAATATGGATATGAAAATTATCAAAAACAAAAAATAGAGCATGCGAAATTTATTGAGAAAATCACATCTATAAGTCAAGAAGAAGTAGATGAAAAACAGAAAAAAGTAAGTACGGAACTTATAGCTTTTATAGCAAATTGGATTGAAAATCATATCTTAAAGAGTGATATGGAATATAAAGAGTATTTTAACAGTAAAGGTCTTTATTAA
- a CDS encoding ATP-dependent DNA helicase, whose amino-acid sequence MKKEIKVSVRNLVEFVLRSGDLDTSFMGSSRAVEGTRAHTKIQNSYGDEYNKEVTLKQSFQYEDFNITVEGRADGIFKENEKTVIDEIKTTTTALDSIDEDYNEMHWAQGKCYAYIYGKLNHLDDLDVNLTYYHLDTEEMKKFRRSFFIEELESFFYFLIDRYLKWIRLTLDWTNTRDDSIRKLNFPYDVYRKGQRELAVATYNTILDEKNLFVQAPTGIGKTISTLFPSIKSLGEGIGYKIFYLTAKTITRQVALDSIENMKSKGLRIKTIVLTAKEKICLNDEVNCDPNCCSYAKGHYDRVNEAIMEILENKDIITRELVEYYAKMYNVCPFELSLDLCIFADCIICDYNYVFDPMVSLKRFFQEEREDFIFLVDEAHNLVDRARDMYSIEIYKKPFLEYKKYFKESERGLSKAFGKINSFMLGTKKWYNDENYFVRKEGIDEIILLIERLMKKLEPWLLENKEDEKYKEILDVYFSLVGFVKIWDIYDEKFITYGEKVDEDIKLKLFCLDPSHLLSETLKKGRSAVFFSATLTPLEYFKEILGGAEEDYTMKIPSPFDEKNLSLSIAEHISTRYKDRGNSYLDIAKYIETVAEGKKGNYFVFFPSYVYMEKVYEIFKERNENINTIIQSSSMEESEKEDFLKEFQDDNKTRVAFAVLGGIFSEGIDLTGDKLIGAIIVGVGLPQICLERNIIRNYFDEKNKLGYEYAYMYPGMNKVLQAAGRVIRTEKDKGVVLLIDDRFTTYKYKKLFPKEWMIYKKARNLENLKRRIEEFWE is encoded by the coding sequence ATGAAAAAGGAAATAAAAGTATCTGTAAGAAATTTAGTTGAATTTGTTCTTCGCTCTGGGGACTTAGATACTAGCTTTATGGGTTCAAGCAGAGCAGTTGAAGGTACAAGAGCTCATACAAAAATTCAAAATTCTTATGGAGATGAATACAACAAAGAAGTCACATTAAAACAGTCCTTTCAATATGAAGATTTCAATATAACAGTAGAAGGAAGAGCTGATGGAATATTTAAAGAAAATGAGAAGACAGTTATAGATGAAATAAAAACTACTACTACAGCTTTAGATTCCATAGATGAAGACTACAATGAAATGCACTGGGCTCAAGGAAAATGCTATGCCTATATATACGGGAAATTAAATCATTTAGATGATTTAGACGTAAATCTCACATATTATCATTTGGATACAGAAGAGATGAAAAAATTCAGAAGAAGTTTTTTCATAGAAGAATTGGAAAGTTTCTTCTATTTCCTTATAGATAGATACTTGAAATGGATACGTTTGACTCTAGATTGGACCAATACAAGGGATGATTCTATTAGAAAACTAAATTTTCCCTATGATGTCTATAGGAAAGGACAAAGGGAACTAGCAGTAGCAACTTACAATACTATACTGGACGAAAAAAATCTATTTGTGCAGGCTCCTACAGGAATAGGAAAGACTATATCCACTCTTTTTCCTTCAATCAAATCATTAGGAGAAGGAATTGGGTACAAAATATTCTATCTTACAGCTAAAACCATAACTAGACAGGTAGCTCTAGATTCAATAGAAAATATGAAATCCAAGGGACTCAGAATAAAGACTATAGTTCTTACAGCAAAAGAAAAAATATGTTTAAATGATGAAGTAAACTGTGATCCAAATTGTTGTTCTTATGCCAAAGGGCACTACGATAGAGTAAATGAAGCTATAATGGAGATACTGGAAAACAAAGATATCATCACTAGAGAATTGGTGGAATACTATGCAAAAATGTACAATGTATGTCCCTTTGAATTGTCTCTGGATTTATGTATTTTTGCAGATTGCATAATATGTGACTACAATTATGTATTTGATCCTATGGTTTCTCTAAAAAGATTTTTTCAAGAGGAAAGGGAAGATTTCATATTTCTAGTGGATGAAGCTCACAATTTAGTAGACAGGGCCAGAGATATGTACTCTATAGAAATATATAAAAAACCTTTTTTAGAATACAAAAAATATTTCAAAGAAAGTGAACGTGGGCTTTCCAAAGCTTTTGGGAAAATTAACAGTTTCATGCTGGGGACTAAAAAATGGTACAATGATGAAAACTATTTTGTACGAAAAGAAGGAATAGATGAAATAATTTTGTTGATAGAGAGGCTTATGAAGAAACTGGAGCCTTGGCTTTTGGAGAACAAAGAAGATGAAAAATATAAAGAAATACTAGATGTATATTTTAGTCTCGTAGGATTTGTGAAGATATGGGATATATATGATGAAAAATTTATAACCTATGGAGAAAAAGTAGATGAGGATATAAAATTGAAACTTTTTTGCTTAGATCCATCCCATCTATTGAGTGAGACTTTAAAAAAAGGGAGAAGTGCTGTATTTTTTTCGGCAACCCTCACTCCTCTGGAATATTTTAAAGAAATATTGGGTGGTGCCGAAGAAGATTATACAATGAAAATACCTTCACCTTTTGATGAGAAAAATTTGTCTTTATCCATAGCCGAACATATATCTACTAGATACAAAGATAGGGGAAATAGCTATTTAGATATAGCTAAATATATAGAAACTGTTGCAGAAGGTAAAAAAGGAAATTATTTTGTGTTTTTTCCTTCCTATGTATATATGGAAAAGGTCTATGAAATATTCAAAGAAAGAAATGAAAATATAAATACAATCATTCAGAGCTCATCCATGGAGGAAAGTGAAAAGGAAGATTTTTTGAAAGAATTTCAAGATGACAATAAAACTAGAGTAGCCTTTGCTGTACTTGGAGGAATATTTTCAGAGGGAATAGATTTGACAGGAGATAAACTCATAGGAGCTATAATTGTAGGTGTAGGTCTTCCTCAAATATGTCTTGAGAGAAACATAATTAGAAACTATTTTGATGAAAAAAACAAACTGGGATATGAATATGCATATATGTACCCAGGAATGAACAAAGTACTTCAGGCTGCAGGCAGAGTCATAAGAACAGAAAAAGATAAAGGAGTTGTCCTACTCATAGATGATAGATTTACTACCTATAAATACAAAAAATTATTTCCTAAGGAATGGATGATCTATAAAAAAGCAAGGAATTTGGAAAATCTAAAGAGACGAATAGAAGAGTTTTGGGAATAG
- a CDS encoding TraX family protein, with translation MNSFELKLIAIITMLIDHIGAVLFPDVEWLRMIGRLAFPIFAYLVSEGFFKTSDVKNYMKRLFIFALISQIPFYLAFNEKYHLNIYFTLFLGLYAIYMYEKTNKSYYIWLMGLIGQVIGADYGMYGVLTIYIFYKYHEDFKDIVKYQVILNIVYASINILGYAAYGGKLSLQNVLLASNQALSLVSLLLIKLYNGERGYNLKYVFYVFYPAHLSILYLIDKFR, from the coding sequence ATGAATTCATTTGAATTAAAACTCATTGCCATTATCACTATGCTCATAGATCATATAGGGGCAGTATTGTTTCCAGATGTAGAGTGGCTGAGAATGATAGGCAGACTAGCATTCCCTATATTTGCGTATTTAGTATCTGAAGGATTTTTTAAGACCAGTGATGTAAAAAATTATATGAAGAGACTTTTTATATTTGCCCTGATATCTCAAATACCATTTTATTTAGCTTTCAATGAAAAATATCATCTAAATATATACTTTACATTGTTTTTAGGTTTATATGCTATATACATGTATGAAAAAACCAATAAAAGCTACTATATATGGCTGATGGGATTGATTGGACAAGTTATAGGTGCCGACTATGGAATGTATGGAGTACTCACAATATATATTTTTTATAAATATCATGAAGATTTTAAGGATATAGTCAAATATCAAGTAATATTGAACATAGTATATGCTAGTATAAATATCCTTGGATATGCAGCTTATGGAGGGAAATTAAGCTTACAAAACGTATTACTTGCATCAAATCAAGCTTTGAGTTTAGTATCTTTGCTGCTCATAAAATTATACAATGGAGAACGAGGATATAATTTAAAATATGTATTCTATGTCTTTTATCCAGCACATTTGTCCATACTATATTTAATTGATAAATTTAGATAA
- the cas6 gene encoding CRISPR-associated endoribonuclease Cas6, whose translation MEIKETITFMSEEEKLILPIEYNHIVQAMIYEVLSEEVATFLHEEGFENGKRIFKMFTFSRLIGEYSLDRENGKIKFRGPVKLTISSPFGDFSNSIGNGFLSRHMVRMGNNHLEVKGIEVEKENIQKDEIKVETLSPIVTYSTLFRKDGKKFTYYFNPQEKEFSQIIDNNLKSKYKAFYIKTAPEDEVIIKPIGYSKMSIVKYKGFIIKGYTGKFSMTGPIPLLQMGLDTGLGSKNSQGFGCIKIINQ comes from the coding sequence ATGGAAATAAAAGAAACTATAACTTTCATGTCTGAAGAAGAAAAATTAATTTTACCAATTGAATATAATCATATAGTGCAAGCTATGATCTATGAAGTATTAAGTGAAGAAGTGGCTACTTTTCTACATGAAGAAGGATTTGAAAATGGGAAAAGAATATTTAAGATGTTTACTTTTTCAAGACTAATAGGTGAATATTCATTAGATAGAGAAAATGGGAAAATAAAATTTAGAGGTCCAGTGAAGTTGACCATATCTTCTCCTTTTGGCGATTTCTCCAATTCCATAGGTAATGGTTTTTTATCACGTCATATGGTCAGAATGGGAAACAATCATTTGGAAGTAAAAGGAATAGAGGTTGAAAAGGAAAACATCCAAAAAGATGAAATAAAAGTTGAAACATTATCTCCAATAGTTACATATAGTACATTATTCAGAAAGGATGGGAAAAAGTTTACTTATTATTTTAATCCGCAGGAAAAAGAATTCTCACAAATTATTGATAACAATTTAAAAAGCAAGTATAAAGCTTTTTATATAAAAACCGCTCCAGAAGACGAAGTTATTATAAAACCTATTGGATATTCAAAAATGTCAATCGTAAAATATAAGGGTTTTATAATAAAAGGTTATACAGGGAAGTTTTCTATGACTGGTCCTATTCCATTGTTACAGATGGGTCTTGATACTGGCTTGGGTAGCAAAAACAGCCAAGGATTTGGTTGTATAAAAATAATAAATCAATAG
- a CDS encoding ECF transporter S component — MKDEKLKLMTRYAVMIALTTVMTMVVHIPTPATKGYLNLGDMVVFLAAIIFGKSGGFVVGGLGSALADILLGYTHYSPITFVVKGLEGFFAGALLETKIGQKAPIVPTAIGGVWMAFGYYIAEIFMYGREAALAGVPGNIVQGLLGAVVAVVLSVALKKTKVFNS; from the coding sequence ATGAAAGATGAAAAATTGAAACTAATGACAAGGTATGCTGTCATGATCGCCCTTACTACAGTCATGACTATGGTAGTGCATATACCTACACCAGCTACAAAGGGATATTTGAATCTTGGAGATATGGTAGTATTTTTAGCTGCAATTATATTTGGGAAAAGCGGTGGATTTGTTGTAGGAGGATTGGGTTCAGCCCTTGCAGATATACTTTTAGGATATACTCATTATTCACCTATTACCTTTGTAGTAAAGGGTCTTGAAGGTTTCTTTGCAGGAGCACTTTTAGAAACTAAAATAGGTCAAAAGGCACCTATCGTACCAACTGCTATTGGAGGAGTATGGATGGCCTTTGGATATTATATAGCAGAGATATTTATGTATGGAAGAGAAGCAGCTTTAGCTGGTGTACCAGGAAATATTGTACAAGGCCTACTTGGAGCAGTAGTAGCAGTAGTTTTGAGTGTAGCACTTAAAAAAACAAAAGTTTTTAATTCATAA